AAATGAAATTTTAGACGATAATAATCAAATAGATATTTTAACAAAAGAAGAAAAAGAAACCATAACACAAAGTATTAGATTAGAGTTATCAGACAAAGAGCCTAAATATTGGTTATTTGGAGAAAGTTTTGATTAAAATACTTGAATGGTTAGAAGAATGTACATTCCTTTTCATTACAAAAAAGATAATTGAATGTTGATTACAAAAATGATCTGAAATTTTGAATAAAAGAAATGTTAAGTGAATACTTTAAAATATATGAAAAATAATATCAAGAGAACTAAATTGAAAGAACAAACTTGTATTAATAAAAAACAAAACACTAATTGCTAACATAAGAAAAAATCAAATAACCAACTAACATATGGCAAAAAAAAATGTCTTAGGAAGAGGATTAGGAGCATTGATAAGCGATGCAGACGAAATCATATCGCCAAAAAATGAACTTATAAACGAAATCAAAATTGACAAAATTGAAGTAAATCCTTTTCAGCCAAGAAAAGAATTTAATGAAGAAAAATTGAATGAATTAGCTCAATCTATCAAAAATCTTGGAGTAATTCAACCAATCACAGTTCGTAAAATTAATGAAGATAAGTATCAATTAATTACTGGTGAACGCCGGCTCAGAGCATCGAAAATAGCCGGACTTTCGAAAATTCCATCTTATACTCGCACAGCTAACGATTCAGAAATTCTGGAGATGGCGCTTGTTGAAAATATTCAACGAGAAGATTTAGACGCAATTGAAATTGCTCAAAGCTACCAACAATTAATAGATGAATGTAATCTCACCCAAGAAAATCTGAGCGAACGGGTAGGGAAAGGACGAGCTACGGTTACAAACTATTTGCGGCTTCTGAAACTTACTCCCGAAGTACAACTTGGTATAAAAAATAATAAAATCCAGATGGGTCACGCTCGTGCCTTAGTAAATATTCAAAATCCTGAAAAACAAATAGAAATCTGTTTAAAAATTATTGATGCCGAACTATCTGTAAGGAAAGCAGAAGAGTTGATTAGCAAGATAAATCTGGTTGATAAACACTCGAAAAACAAACCAAAGGGCAAATATTCGACCCCAACAGAATATCATCAGTTAGAAAACCATCTGTCGAAATATTTCAAAACCAATATACAATTTGTGAAAACAAAAAAAGGAAATGGTAGGATTGTTATTCCTTTTAAAAGCGATTCTGAATTGGAATATATTATTGAACTTTTAGACAAAAAAGGAAGCGAAATATAGTTTAGCCTGTAAAATTCAATTTGAAATACAAAATCAATATATTGAAAAGTTTTTCATATATCATTCTAATTTTTGCAATTATTGTTTTGAGCAAATTCGCAAAAGCACAAACTATTGATACATTAGCAAATCAGCAATATATGAATACTATTCATTCGCCACGAAAAGCTACAATTTCTTCAGTAATTCTGCCCGGTCTCGGACAAGCCTACAACAAAAAATATTGGAAAATTC
The Bacteroidota bacterium DNA segment above includes these coding regions:
- a CDS encoding ParB/RepB/Spo0J family partition protein, which produces MAKKNVLGRGLGALISDADEIISPKNELINEIKIDKIEVNPFQPRKEFNEEKLNELAQSIKNLGVIQPITVRKINEDKYQLITGERRLRASKIAGLSKIPSYTRTANDSEILEMALVENIQREDLDAIEIAQSYQQLIDECNLTQENLSERVGKGRATVTNYLRLLKLTPEVQLGIKNNKIQMGHARALVNIQNPEKQIEICLKIIDAELSVRKAEELISKINLVDKHSKNKPKGKYSTPTEYHQLENHLSKYFKTNIQFVKTKKGNGRIVIPFKSDSELEYIIELLDKKGSEI